DNA from Triplophysa rosa linkage group LG12, Trosa_1v2, whole genome shotgun sequence:
CTCACATGCAGATGGGAATTCTTCCCAAGATGCTTTAGGTTGCAGCAGATATCAGGAtctgtttcttttaaaaaattacattgaCGACGTGCCCGAGCAAAGATATACAAGTAATGTTTACAAAGCAGTGTATGCTGTGGCTCATGCACTACACAGTCTGCTAAAGTGCAAAGAAAAAGAAGGTTGTGAGAAAGGCCTGACAATACAACCACATCAGGTAAAAAGATTAATGAACTAAATAAGCGATAACCCTTGTAACATGCAATGCTGTGTTAAAATGCCTCAAtaataatgtgaaaaaaatatttgtcctAGGTGGTTGAGGCTCTTAAAACAGTCAATTTCACAGTTAAATTTGGAGATCGTGTGTGGTTTGACAGCACTGGTGGTGCAGTAGCCCAGTATGAAGTTGTGAACTGGCAGCAGGACTCTGATGGATCAATTCAGTTTAAAGCAGTGGGTTACTATGATGCCTCACTGCCCCCTGACCAGCGCTTTGTGCTTAACACTGAAAACATCATCTGGGCTGGAGGACAGCTGGAGGTAAATAACCTGGTTGTCCTACAGGATTTGTTTTGAGTGTTTGAGGATACTGAaggcaaatattttaaaaaaatgtttgcgtCCTATTTAAAGGTAGAACTCTCCACCACTTAAATACTTCacccattttttttaacaagtatCACCCATTTTTTTGTATAGTCTATGACGTCTTGTTAGTTTGTAAGAATTTAATGTGGTGTACATTACTTGTGATTTACAAGTAAACTCtccaaattatttttaattggcATTGAAAATCCAATGAAAATCAGTAAAGGGGCATCTAATTTAATCAATGTAAAAGATCAACAGAAGAGGGCTGGGCCAAGTGAAATAAATACGCAACACAGAGCACATAGAGAAATATTAGTGAGTTCTATACTATCACATATCACTCTTTTGTTcccataaacaaaaaaataaatcttcatattaaactttaataatatattctcATTTATCTTTATTCTACACCTCATTTAATTAactgtattttttcatgtaGAAGCCAAGGTCTGTGTGCAGTGAGAGTTGTCCTCCAGGCACTAGGAAGGCTGGACAGAAAGGACGACCTGTCTGCTGTTATGACTGTATTCCATGTGCAGATGGAGAAATCAGTAATGAGACAGGTAAACTTCAGCCCAAATCAAAGATTCAGAGCAAATTTACTAGCTGCTCATTTTGTGTTGTCTTTCTATTGTTCAGGatgcatttttttatcaaagGAGTTCATAATTAATGTAATCTTCTTTTTTGTCTCCAAGTATAGTGATCACAACTTTCTTTCCAGATTCAAATAACTGCATGCAGTGTCCAGGGGAATTCTGGTCTAATGCTGagagaaataaatgtgtgttaaagACTGTAGAGTTTCTGTCATTCACAGAAGTTATGGGTATAGTGCTAGTCTTTTTCTCACTGTTTGGAGTAGGAATAACTGTTCTGGTCACAGTCCTGTTTTACAGTAAGAAGGACACCCCCATAGTAAAAGCCAACAACTCAGAGCTGAGCTTCCTGCTGCTCTTCTCAATGATTCTCTGTTTTCTCTGTTCACTTACTTTCATTGGCCAGCCAACTGAATGGTCCTGTATGTTACGTCACACAGCGTTTGGGATCACTTTTGTCCTCTGTATCTCTTGTGTTCTGGGAAAAACAATAGTTGTGTTAATGGCATTCAAGGCCACACTTCCAGGAAGTAATGTCATGAAATGGTTTGGGCCTGTACAACAGAGACTCAGTGTTCTTGCCTTTACACTTATACAGGTTCTTATCTGTGTGCTTTGGCTAACAATTTCTCCTCCTTTTcccattaaaaatattaaatattataaagaGAAGGCCATTTTTGAGTGCAGTCTGGGTTCTGCTGTAGGTTTTTCTGCTGTACTGGGATATATTGGTCTTCTGGCTCTCATGTGCTTCATTCTGGCTTTTCTAGCTCGGAGGCTTCCTGATAATTTCAATGAAGCTAAATTCATCACATTCAGTATGATCATATTCTGTGCTGTGTGGATCACATTTATTCCATCTTATATCAGTTCTCCTGGAAAATTTAGCGTAGCTGTGGAGATATTTGCCATTTTAGCCTCAAGCtttggtttattattatttatatttgcacCTAAATGTTACATCATTCTGTTTAAAcctgaacaaaatacaaaacaacatttgatgGGAAAATCACAAACTAAGTCCTATtgacaaaataaactaacatgTTCATATAAACTTGGCAGTGTTTATTTACATCTAGTCTATCGTCAAGCCTGTATTTGCCAGGTTAACAAGTAACTGCTGCATAATACTGTACAggaccccacccctaaaccacACCTGCTGTAGCTCTTGGAATAAATTtacacagaaaatgtttatatttgacccaacaatggattaaacaacccagcattttgattgaaacaaaacaaaaaggtaAATTGAAATTCATATACACTggaatacatgtttttaatggatgttactgtactgtatgtcagtttgtcaatcaaaatgaatgagaagctatttacattttaaagacatATGGTAATACATATTGATTGATAATACACTATCATAAACATAGATCATGCAATATTATTGTTATACACAGCAAAGACTTCTAAAAAAACTAAATCCAAAGCAgcataaatacaacaaactttatgttggctttaGAAGGCCTGGCCTGAGgagtttgaaatagtttgaaaggttttaagtacatttttaacatgatagaaacaaataatgtgaccccagtctgtgaaaaccataCTAAAGTCTAACGAATACCGGGCTTAGTATGTCGTTAGCATGAATTAACATACTGTTAGCATGTATTAGCATAATACTAACATGATTAACAACATGATAATCATGTCAACATCATGCTAACAAAAATGCTAATCATGTTAGCATGTTTAAGCTATGTTAACATGTTGTTAACATGATTAGCATGTTATTGACATGATGTTAACACAATTAACATGTTGTTAAcatgattttgccaagtggttgatgtcctcagggcaacatattttgttgacctaaagacaacatttttattaattaaaccCAAACCCACACCAAatcccaaccctaaccataacttacccctaaaatcagatggaaatgataagtgaaaaacaatggtctagaagcacctaatcctggttataagagtatatttaaaataaactaaattcacttatttctgaaatctgtttggttgatttaaatgtttcacagggtcaacatgatgttgccctaaggacatcaaccacttggcaaaatcagtaGAGCCTACTGATAGAGATATAGATCTTGCTTTTTGGTTGCTAAGGTACTCTGTTTGGTTGAAGGGGGTGGCTTGGCTGCTGCCAAATGATAATACTCCGAGCTACGACTGAAACGAatcaacccccatgtctctacgatgttctgatgtaCAGCTATGGGTctagctaaatg
Protein-coding regions in this window:
- the LOC130562888 gene encoding extracellular calcium-sensing receptor-like; amino-acid sequence: MIIMCIKVYKLYQVTCIWQPECSSIFGMLIFLTLLHFHHLHSKADDSVCRMMGESKYPLLSKEGDITIGALISIHSKETFSLFEFTQKPQLLSCSSVNIQDLRLAQIMTFAIEEINRNETLLPNVSIGYRIYDTCASRLSSMSATMAVMNGQEFAEGDRCNGQTPIHAIIGESESSATVILSRTTGPFEIPVISHSATCECLSNRKEYPSFFRTIASDYHQSRALAYIVKHFGWSWVGAVNSDNDYGNNGMAIFLNTAQEEGICVEYTVKFYRTEPEKLQKVVNIIKQSTAKVIVAFLTSFEMKNLLEQLNIQNITGLQMIGVEAWITAENLITPNSFPVLGGSLGFAMRKMFIEGFLDYVLKAFWDTAFPCSHADGNSSQDALGCSRYQDLFLLKNYIDDVPEQRYTSNVYKAVYAVAHALHSLLKCKEKEGCEKGLTIQPHQVVEALKTVNFTVKFGDRVWFDSTGGAVAQYEVVNWQQDSDGSIQFKAVGYYDASLPPDQRFVLNTENIIWAGGQLEKPRSVCSESCPPGTRKAGQKGRPVCCYDCIPCADGEISNETDSNNCMQCPGEFWSNAERNKCVLKTVEFLSFTEVMGIVLVFFSLFGVGITVLVTVLFYSKKDTPIVKANNSELSFLLLFSMILCFLCSLTFIGQPTEWSCMLRHTAFGITFVLCISCVLGKTIVVLMAFKATLPGSNVMKWFGPVQQRLSVLAFTLIQVLICVLWLTISPPFPIKNIKYYKEKAIFECSLGSAVGFSAVLGYIGLLALMCFILAFLARRLPDNFNEAKFITFSMIIFCAVWITFIPSYISSPGKFSVAVEIFAILASSFGLLLFIFAPKCYIILFKPEQNTKQHLMGKSQTKSY